The following proteins are encoded in a genomic region of Labeo rohita strain BAU-BD-2019 chromosome 5, IGBB_LRoh.1.0, whole genome shotgun sequence:
- the scai gene encoding protein SCAI isoform X1, whose translation MTGVGAEDDIPLCERKTVTDFCYLLDKSKQLFNGLRDLPQYGHKQWQSYFGRTFDVYTKLWKFQQQHRQVLDNRYGLKRWQIGEVASKIGQLYYHYYLRTSETSYLNEAFSFYSAIRQRSYYHQVNKEDRPELVVKKLRYYARFIVVCLLLNKMDLVKVLVKELSEEIEDYTQRFNTEDQLEWNLVLQEVAAFVEADPLMVLNDDNAVVVISNRLQEGGVPPLEQGMVVGQLTLADALIVGNCNNQVKFSELTIDMFRMLQALEREPVNLATQSSKPGTLVREDSYTLPVTLYEPNEKPAKRENPHKYLLYKPTFSQLYTFLSASFKELPANSVLLVYLSATGVFPTGRSESEGPYDFGGVLTNTNRDVVNGEMVQKRNQAQKEMHCLHPGDLFPFTRKPLFIIVDSSNSTAYKNFSNLFGQPLVCLLSPTVYPKSMQDQCQRGSLFTLFLYNPLMGFLSVCGLSSMRFGLWEKAQELLRKVFHDIGQMITSSRAIDQAYLQFYGDEFLRLLMIRFVFCCATLRLHKLFREARSFPESYPPLPKQEMVESSLLQKHVLELAAMLDVQNLFSDGMLDNY comes from the exons GGATCTGCCTCAATATGGACACAAGCAGTGGCAGTCCTATTTTGGCCGAACATTTGACGTATACACCAAGCTGTGGAAGTTTCAGCAGCAGCACAG ACAAGTCCTGGACAACCGGTATGGTCTCAAGAGGTGGCAGATAGGTGAAGTGGCCTCAAAAATTGGCCAGCTGTACTACCATTACTA CCTCCGCACTTCAGAAACAAGCTACCTAAATGAAGCCTTTTCCTTTTATTCGGCCATTCGCCAACGATCATATTACCACCAAGTCAACAAAGAAGACAG GCCAGAGCTTGTTGTAAAAAAGCTGAGGTATTATGCTCGGTTTATCGTTGTTTGTCTGTTGCTCAACAAGATGGACCTGGTTAAAGTGTTGGTCAAG GAGCTGTCTGAAGAGATTGAGGACTACACCCAGCGCTTCAACACAGAGGACCAGTTAGAGTGGAACCTGGTGCTGCAGGAAGTTGCTGCTTTTGTGGAG GCAGATCCCCTTATGGTCCTAAATGATGACAATGCCGTGGTGGTAATATCCAATCGGTTGCAGGAGGGCGGTGTGCCCCCTCTTGAACAGGGCATGGTGGTTGGCCAGCTCACCTTGGCAGATGCGCTCATCGTTGGCAACTGTAACAATCAG GTGAAGTTTAGCGAGCTGACCATCGATATGTTTCGTATGCTTCAAGCGCTTGAGAGGGAACCAGTGAACCTGGCCACACAAAGCTCCAAGCCAGGGACACTTGTAAGAGAAGACTCTTACACTCTTCCAGTCACTCTCTAT GAGCCCAATGAAAAGCCAGCCAAGAGAGAGAACCCTCATAAATATCTCCTCTACAAACCAACCTTCAGCCAGCTCTACACTTTCCTGTCTGCCTCCTTCAAG GAGCTGCCAGCCAATAGTGTCCTGCTGGTGTATCTCTCTGCCACTGGAGTGTTTCCTACTGGACGCTCAGAGAGTGAAG GACCTTATGATTTTGGAGGTGTCTTGACCAATACTAATCGAGATGTGGTAAACGGCGAGATGGTGCAGAAGAGAAACCAGGCACAAAAAGAGATGCACTG tCTCCACCCAGGAGACCTTTTCCCCTTCACCAGGAAACCTCTGTTTATCATTGTCGACTCATCCAACAGCACAGCTTATAAG AATTTCTCCAATCTGTTTGGCCAGCCACTTGTTTGCCTGCTTTCTCCGACAGTGTATCCGAAGAGCATGCAAG ATCAGTGTCAGCGTGGGAGTCTGTTTACTCTTTTCCTTTACAACCCCCTCATGGGCTTCCTGTCTGTGTGTGGACTGAGCAGCATGCGCTTTGGATTGTGGGAAAAGGCCCAGGAACTCCTACGGAAGGTTTTCCATGACATTGGCCAGATGATCACGAGTTCCCGAGCTATAG ATCAGGCATATCTGCAGTTTTATGGTGATGAATTTCTGCGTTTGCTCATGATCCGTTTCGTGTTCTGCTGCGCCACGCTCCGACTACACAAGCTCTTCCGG GAAGCAAGGAGCTTTCCAGAATCGTACCCGCCGCTGCCGAAACAGGAGATGGTGGAGAGCAGCCTTCTACAGAAACATGTGCTGGAGCTGGCGGCCATGTTGGACGTGCAAAACCTCTTCTCCGATGGCATGTTGGATAACTATTGA
- the scai gene encoding protein SCAI isoform X2, translating into MTGVGAEDDIPLCERKTVTDFCYLLDKSKQLFNGLRDLPQYGHKQWQSYFGRTFDVYTKLWKFQQQHRQVLDNRYGLKRWQIGEVASKIGQLYYHYYLRTSETSYLNEAFSFYSAIRQRSYYHQVNKEDRPELVVKKLRYYARFIVVCLLLNKMDLVKVLVKELSEEIEDYTQRFNTEDQLEWNLVLQEVAAFVEADPLMVLNDDNAVVVISNRLQEGGVPPLEQGMVVGQLTLADALIVGNCNNQVKFSELTIDMFRMLQALEREPVNLATQSSKPGTLEPNEKPAKRENPHKYLLYKPTFSQLYTFLSASFKELPANSVLLVYLSATGVFPTGRSESEGPYDFGGVLTNTNRDVVNGEMVQKRNQAQKEMHCLHPGDLFPFTRKPLFIIVDSSNSTAYKNFSNLFGQPLVCLLSPTVYPKSMQDQCQRGSLFTLFLYNPLMGFLSVCGLSSMRFGLWEKAQELLRKVFHDIGQMITSSRAIDQAYLQFYGDEFLRLLMIRFVFCCATLRLHKLFREARSFPESYPPLPKQEMVESSLLQKHVLELAAMLDVQNLFSDGMLDNY; encoded by the exons GGATCTGCCTCAATATGGACACAAGCAGTGGCAGTCCTATTTTGGCCGAACATTTGACGTATACACCAAGCTGTGGAAGTTTCAGCAGCAGCACAG ACAAGTCCTGGACAACCGGTATGGTCTCAAGAGGTGGCAGATAGGTGAAGTGGCCTCAAAAATTGGCCAGCTGTACTACCATTACTA CCTCCGCACTTCAGAAACAAGCTACCTAAATGAAGCCTTTTCCTTTTATTCGGCCATTCGCCAACGATCATATTACCACCAAGTCAACAAAGAAGACAG GCCAGAGCTTGTTGTAAAAAAGCTGAGGTATTATGCTCGGTTTATCGTTGTTTGTCTGTTGCTCAACAAGATGGACCTGGTTAAAGTGTTGGTCAAG GAGCTGTCTGAAGAGATTGAGGACTACACCCAGCGCTTCAACACAGAGGACCAGTTAGAGTGGAACCTGGTGCTGCAGGAAGTTGCTGCTTTTGTGGAG GCAGATCCCCTTATGGTCCTAAATGATGACAATGCCGTGGTGGTAATATCCAATCGGTTGCAGGAGGGCGGTGTGCCCCCTCTTGAACAGGGCATGGTGGTTGGCCAGCTCACCTTGGCAGATGCGCTCATCGTTGGCAACTGTAACAATCAG GTGAAGTTTAGCGAGCTGACCATCGATATGTTTCGTATGCTTCAAGCGCTTGAGAGGGAACCAGTGAACCTGGCCACACAAAGCTCCAAGCCAGGGACACTT GAGCCCAATGAAAAGCCAGCCAAGAGAGAGAACCCTCATAAATATCTCCTCTACAAACCAACCTTCAGCCAGCTCTACACTTTCCTGTCTGCCTCCTTCAAG GAGCTGCCAGCCAATAGTGTCCTGCTGGTGTATCTCTCTGCCACTGGAGTGTTTCCTACTGGACGCTCAGAGAGTGAAG GACCTTATGATTTTGGAGGTGTCTTGACCAATACTAATCGAGATGTGGTAAACGGCGAGATGGTGCAGAAGAGAAACCAGGCACAAAAAGAGATGCACTG tCTCCACCCAGGAGACCTTTTCCCCTTCACCAGGAAACCTCTGTTTATCATTGTCGACTCATCCAACAGCACAGCTTATAAG AATTTCTCCAATCTGTTTGGCCAGCCACTTGTTTGCCTGCTTTCTCCGACAGTGTATCCGAAGAGCATGCAAG ATCAGTGTCAGCGTGGGAGTCTGTTTACTCTTTTCCTTTACAACCCCCTCATGGGCTTCCTGTCTGTGTGTGGACTGAGCAGCATGCGCTTTGGATTGTGGGAAAAGGCCCAGGAACTCCTACGGAAGGTTTTCCATGACATTGGCCAGATGATCACGAGTTCCCGAGCTATAG ATCAGGCATATCTGCAGTTTTATGGTGATGAATTTCTGCGTTTGCTCATGATCCGTTTCGTGTTCTGCTGCGCCACGCTCCGACTACACAAGCTCTTCCGG GAAGCAAGGAGCTTTCCAGAATCGTACCCGCCGCTGCCGAAACAGGAGATGGTGGAGAGCAGCCTTCTACAGAAACATGTGCTGGAGCTGGCGGCCATGTTGGACGTGCAAAACCTCTTCTCCGATGGCATGTTGGATAACTATTGA